Genomic DNA from Desulfonema ishimotonii:
GATATTGTTTTCCACAGGCCCGGTGAGAAACAGGAAGATATTTTCCGTCATCAGCCGGGGCAGGGGACTTTGAAGTTGCCACAGGCTCTGTTTGAACAGCGATTCGTCCACCTCGCCGGTGTCCGTGTTCACCTCCATTCCCTTGTAGCAGACGGGCATTCCCATTTCAAAGCTGACCAGTGCGTCTGAGGATACGACGCAGGGTGAAAACTGGTCGATCACACGGACGGTATTTCCCGGCGACACCGGTGATGCGCCGGACGGGTTGAGGTCCGGGAGAAAGAGTCCCACTGCCCTGGGATCCCGGTGTTTGCAGTCCACCAGTATTTCCATTTGCGAGAGGGGCGGGCCGGATTCGGAAAAAGGGATATCGGTTTTCGCATGAAGATCGGTGCCCGAATTGCTGAGGGCATCGGCATCGCTCCATGTGTATCTGAAGTCCGCATTGACGTTGAAGCCTTCGGATATCAGCAGGCGTGCGGCCTCAAACTCCAGCGGCATACCGGAGAAAAGTAATGCGTCTTTCCATTTCATCTTACCAGACAATCTGTTTATGCTCCTGAAAAAATGTACCTGTAAATTTTTCTGTGATGGCTGTTTTCTGCCGATCTGACTGTCTGATTTTACATTGTCAGAGGATCGGATTCAGCACGTATCACAGGAGAGAAAATATGAGTGCGGGGGATAAAATTCCGAACTGTAAAACTATGGGCACAAAAAAACGTGTCCGTTCTGTCCGCCGGGGAATGAATCCCCCGGCTCAGAGCTGAACCGCCCTGAAGGGCGCTGAACATTGATGCTTTGGTAAGGGGGGTACATGCTTTTCCGTGCCCACCGGTTTTTCCTGCCCCACATCGTTCCGACGCTCTGCGTCGGAATGCCTGACCGGAATCTGTTCTCGCGACGCAGGAGCGTCGCAGTTTATCGTTCCGACGCAGAACGTCGGAACGATAAACAATATTGCGAACAGGGCAACCGCAGGGTGGGTACGAAAAACATGCCCACCCTGCGGTTGCGAATCATTCCATCCGCGTTCCTTGTCATGCACATCGGCACAGGGATTTTTCGCCCACCCTGCGCAGCAGCATATCCCGGTCTTCGTCAACCATTCCCTGGATCTCCTGATAATCCGTATCCGTGAGGTGTTTGAACCGCCCCTGAATGCTCATGTAGTCCTGAACCGGCCTGTCCCCCTCATAATTGAGGGTGTAATGCTTTCCGTCCTCCACCTCGTACAGGGGGAAAAAATTGGTCTGCACGGCCAGTCGGGCCACCTTAATGCACTGATCGGTCGGCACACGCCAGCCGGTGGGGCAGGTGGCAAAGACGTGAATGAACCGGGTGCCGCCCTTCATCTCCTTTGCCTTTTGAAACTTGCGGATCATATCTTCGGGAAAGGCGATGCTGGCGGTGGCCGCATAGGGAATGCGATGGGCGGCCAGAACTTCCATGATGTTTTTTTTGCGCGTGTTTTTCCATCCCTGTCCCGGCGTTGTCGTCGTCCGGGTGCCGTAGGGCGTGGAGGAACTGCGCTGGACGCCCGTGTTCATATAGGCCTCATTGTCATAGCAGACATAAATGAAGTCTTCATTTCGCTCTGCCGCGCCTGAAAGGGACTGAAACCCGATGTCAAAAGTCCCGCCGTCCCCGGCCCAGGCCACGACCGTGGTTTCGGTGTCGCCGCGCATATCCAGTGCGGCCCGGAGTCCGCTGGCGGCTGCGCCCGAAGTTTCAAAGGCCGTGTGAAGGATCGGCACTTTCAGGGCGGTCTGGGGGTGTGCGCCCGCGATAATGGCCCAGCAGCAGGCCGGGATGACCATCATGGTCTTTTCGCCCAGAGCCCGGAGCGCAAATTTCATGGCCACCGTGGCCCCGCATCCCGGACAGCCCACATGCCCGGAATACATATAATCCGTCTGAGGTATATCGGTTCTCATCATGACTTCATGTCCTCCCGTTTTCAGTAAACAGTTATCAGTGAACAATAAACAGTTGTTGGCAATGGGGTTATCTGTTTCTGATTCTTGTGGTTTTAAGAATGGAAAACAGTATTTTTGCCAGTTCGTCCGCATCGGTGAAGATACTGTTATATGTCTTTTCATCAATAAAGTTTGTATCTCTCAGCAGGGACAGCCAGTATTTGGTTTCCAGGCATTTTTTGTATGCGATAGAAATTTTCGCGGAAAAATCTGCTTTTGAAATGGCACCATTGGCCTCCGCCACATTTGAACCGATAGATGTTCCGCATCGCAACACCTGTTTTGACAAAACAAATTCTCTTTTTGTGGAGCAGAGATAACGGTAGGCATTTACAATCCTCACTGCGAAAGCATAAGCTTTGCCATATAAATTATTGCCTGACGACATAAAACCACCTGCTCACTGACCCGGCTTCCATTGTCCCTCATCCACTGTTCACTGCTTACTGTTAACTGTTAACTGCTCATTGTTCACTGATTCAGCCCTATCCACACGCTCTCTTTTTCGGGAAAGGCGGATTCTTTTGTCTGGCGGTAAATCTCTTCAAGGATCTCCGGCGTGATATCCCGTCCGCCCATGCCGGAGATGTAGCTGAAGATCGGCGGCCTGTTGTCACTGTGATACAGGGCGGCCCGGATCTCCTGGGCAAATATGCCGCCGATGCCGAAGCAGCAGTTCCGGTCCAGCACGGCCACCTTTTTTGCCTTTCCCAGCACACTTCGGATCAGGTCCGTGGGAAACGGGCGGAACATCTTGAGCTTGACCAGCCCGATTTTCTCACCCCGCTCCCGAAGATCGGCCACGACCTGCCTGCATGTGCTGGCAGCCGTTCCTGCCATGACCAGAATGATCTCCGCGTCTTCACAGGCCACCGCGTCAATGGCCCCGTACCGACGGCCAAATACGGACTCAAAGGCGTCCTCCACTTGGTCAAACGCTTCCGGCACCCCTTCCATTGCCTTCTGGATATCGTGGCGCATTTCCATGTAGACCGGGGGCGGGGCCATCTGGCTGACCGCAAAGGGATCTGCCGTGTTGAGCTGAATCCGGGGCTGAAACGGCGGCAGAAAGCGGTCCGCTGTCTCCTGGTCCGGCAGATCCACCGGCTCGTAGGTGTGGGAGAGGAAAAAGGCGTCCAGCACCACCATGACCGGCAGGCTGACGGCCTCGGCCAGCCGGAACGCCTGAAGGGTGGTGTCCAGGGATTCCTGACCGTCCTCGCAGTAGAGCTGAATCCAGCCCGTATCCCGCTGGGCCAGACTGTCGGTCTGGTCCATCCAGATATTCCAGCCCGGTCCGAGGGCCCGGTTTACCTCGGCCATGACAATGGGCAGCCGGGCGGCCGAGGACCAGTGAAGCAGCTCGTGCATGAGGGCCAGCCCGTGGGAGGAGGTGGCCGTAAAGGTGCGGACGCCGCCGCTGGCCGCGCCGATCACGGCGGCCATGGCCGAATGTTCGCTTTCCACACAGATGAATTTGCCGGCCATCCTGCCGTCAGCGCAGTATTCCGAAAGCGCTTCCACAATATGGGTCTGCGGCGTGATGGGATAGGCCGACATGACCTGAACCTTTGCCAGCCGGACTGCTTCGGAAACGGCATGGCTTCCTTCCATAACTTCTTTCATATTTTTTCCTCCTCCAGGGACATGGCGTCGCGGGGACATTCGACCACACAGATACCGCAGCCCTTGCAGTAATCGAGATTGATACACCGGGAGCCGTTCAGATAGATGGCGAGTTCCGGGCAGTAGAGGCGGCAGTTATCACAGTCATTGCAGATGCCGCAGTTGAAGCATCTGCCCGCCTCATTCAGGGCCGAAGCATGATCAAATGCCCCTTCCACCTCGGAAAAGGACTGAACCCGCTCTTCCGGTGAACGCCGGGGCGGGGCCAGCCGTCCGGCCTTTGAAAAGTAGTCGGCGTTGATAGCGTTGTAGGCGACCACACGGGGGTTCCGGTTTTTCCGGCTGCCGGACAGGTAGGTTTCCATGGAGAGGGACGTGCCGTTCCCGACCCGGCAGGATTCAAGCCGGTCGGCAATGGCCTCCGGCCCTTCATGAAACCAGGTATTAACCCGGCAAATAAATACACAAACTATGTTGCATAAGCAATTTTTCTATGTTTAAAGTAGCTGGCCACTCTTTTAGGCAATTTCTGCAATTTCCTCAGATGTGAAATCACTTTTTTCTTAAGAGATTTTTTATCTTTCGCAGGAGGGCCGGAATGAACTCCTGCTTTCAGATCGCAGTTCAGATACTCATCAGGATTTAATTCGGGTGAATACGAGGGCAAAAAAAAAGTTCTATCTTCTCAGAATGTTCTTCCGCCCAATCCCGCACGACATGGCTATGGTGAACCTTTAGGTTATCGAGGATCAGAAATACTTTCCGATCCGTATCTTTTATCAGACGTTTTGTAAATCTGACCAGCGTGTCCGCATTCATTTTCCCGTCATAAAGCATGAACCGTATTTTGCCCTGATTCGTAACCGTGGATACCAGATTGACACGTTCACACCGCGGATGTACGCTGATTTCGGGTGTCCGGCCTTTCGGGGCATAACCGCGACCGTGGTAACCGGTATTGCAAAGTCCCGTCTCATCACACCAGTGGATTTCGCCATTTTCAGCCTTTGCTTTTTTCCTGATGGCAGGGTATTCCTCATCAATCCATTTCCGGACAGCTTCCGGTTTTTGCCTATACGCCTTTTTCAGCGGTTTCTGCGGGGTGTAGTCCCATCTTTTCAGATACTCACCGACCGTCCGGATCGGCATTTCAAAGGAATACAGCGACCGGATAAAGTCTCGGACCGCCCGGCGGGTCCACAGAGCAAAAGGAAGTCCGAGTTCATCCGGTTTGCCATCGCGTATTTTTGTTCTGATCTCTTTCTCACGATCCGGACTCAGGCTTCTTCCGGAACCCGGCTCCCGACCCCGCTTTTTTATCTCTATGCCCTTTTGCCCCTCACGCTCATAAATTTTCCACCAAGTACATATTGTTGTAAAATGGACGCCGGTTATTTCGGATATTTCTTTATAGGTAAAACCTTTTTTCCGCAAAACGATTGCATGATTTCGGAGAAGCTGTTGCTGTTCTGTCGTTAATTTTCTTGCGTCTGTTTTTTCCATAAATAATGACTATGGCATATTATTTAATTTGTTTCGAGTATTTTTTTGCCGGGTTAATATCCAGAATCATGGCGGCCTGCTTGCCCGAGGCAATGGCGTCTGTGGCGCTCTTGACCGGTGTGGCCAGATCGCCGCCGAACACCGTCGGCAGGTCGCGGGTTGCAAATGCGGTGTGGCTGAAGGTCATCAGCCCGTCCTGATGCCGGGGAGGCAGATACCAGTTTTCGGAGACATCGGCCCCGATGGCTGTGAAGACCTGATCCACCCGGAGGGTTTCAGTCCGGTCGCCGTCCGGCACGACGCGGGCCCGACCGGTTTCGGATTCCATATCCGCGATTTTCATTTTCTGAAGGGTCAGCTCAAAGCCGCCGTCGATGGGGCTGATGCGGATCGGCGAGAGCAGTTCCCGCAGTTCCGCGCCCTCTTCCAGAGCCATCGTCACTTCATGGGCAAAGGCGGGCATGTCCTGCTGCCGTCGGCGGTAGACCAGAACCGGTTTCGATCCCATCCGGGCCAGCGAGCGGACCACGTCGATGGCCGTATTGCCGCCGCCGATGACGGCCACGTTTCCCTGAACACAGTCGGGGCCGCCGTCCCGGATGTTGTGCAGGAATTTCAGGCCGTCCAGTGCATACGCCCCGCCGGGGATTTTGAGACTGAAGGGCTGTCCGTAGCCGCATCCCATGAAAACCGCGTCATAGCGGCCCTCAGTTTCCCGAAGGGATGTCTGATCGAAGGGTCGGTTGCAGTAGATCGTCACCCCCATGTCGAGGATTCTGGAGATCTCGTTTTTCAGAATGTCTTCGGGCAGGCGGTACCACGGAATTCCCCAGCGCAACACCCCGCCGGGCTCGCTGTCCGCTTCGAAAATATCGCAGGTGTGGCCCAGGCGGGTCAGAAAATAGGCGGCTGAAAGCCCGGCAGGGCCGGAACCGGCAATGGCAATACGCTTCCCGCTTTCCGCCCGTTTCTGAGCCTCGCTTTCATCTCCGTAAAAAGGGTGCGGGAGGGCGTAGGCATCCCGGATCGCCAGGTCGCCGATAAAGCGCTCCAGGTTGTGGACGGCAATGGCGTCGTCCATCTCCCCCCGGTTGCAGGCCCGCTCACACGGATGAAAGCAGACCCGTCCGCAGATGGCCGGGAAAGGGTTTTCTCTTAATATGGTCTCCCATGCGGCCAGAAACATGCCGCGTCCGGCCAGCATCTCAATGCGGGCGATATCCTCTCCGGCAGGACAGGCGTTGCTGCATGGCGCGGTTTTTTCATCGTATCCGGGGCGCACAAAACGCCAGGCCCCGGTTTTATTCATCTCGGTTGATACATTGGATTTTGAGATATATAGTGGAATATCTTTAATGGTTTCCTGTTCTGCTGTCATATGGTTTCCTTCCTGCTGCCTTGCCCGAATTTTTTTCCTGACGCGATCGTATAAGGGACGTTTGTGAAGATAAAATACCTGTTCCCGCAGCCAAATCCGCAGCGCTCCGGCAGGTTATTTTGTTATGCCCTGAAAAAAATCTCAAAGCCGGAATAACGGGCATCTGTATTATACCGGGGGACTTCCCCATTTGCCTGCACATCATTTTCACCGATTAAAACCGCACCGCTTCATAGGCCTGGCGTGCTGCCGCCATATTCTGATCCTGCTTCACCGGGATTTCCCGGAGGATGGCTTCGGCCACGATCTCCATGGGGGGCATTTTCATAAGCCGGGCAAACGCCCCGATCATGGCGGTGTTGATCATGGGATGGGTCCGGGTGCCCAGGTGGTTCTCAATGGCGATCCTGGCGGCATCGACCGTGGCGACCCGGTATCCGGAAAATTCGGGGCGGTCGGGGGCTTCTGCCGCGTTGAGCAGAATCCACCCGCCCGGTTTCAGCCCCCGGGTTACGTCCGTACTCTCAAGCAGTTTCGGATCCTGGATCAGCACATGGTCCGGGGTATAGACATTGCTGCGCACCAGAATCTTGGTGTCATCCAGCCTCAGATAGGCCTCGACCGGTGCGCCCCGCCGTTCCACCCCGAAGACCGGAAAGGTCTGGACATAGTATCCTGCCTTGAAAAATGCTTTGGCCAGCACAATGGACGCCACCACCGTCCCCTGTCCGCCGCGACCGTGAAAACGTATTTCCTGCATCATTCCACATTACCTCTCAGGTTGTGAGAAAAAATTAAAGGAGTTTATGTATCAAAACGGCATACGCCGCAAGATTCATAGAAAAAATATGTGTTTTTACCCTTTTTTTTGGCCCGCGACATGGCGATGTCCGCTTTTCTCATCAGGGTTTCCACGTCCGGGCCATCGGCCGGGTACAGGCTGATACCGATACTGACAGTGACGGTGCAGTGCCTGCCGTTCAGGAAGATCGGTGCCGACAGGGCGCGGATGATCTTATCGGCGATCGCACATGCGTACCAGCTTGCCGGAATATCCTCCAGAACCACTGCGAATTCATTTGCGACCGTCCTGGCGACCATGTCTGAGGCGCGGATGCAGGCGGACAGGCGTCTGGCCGTCTCCCTGAGTACCTCATCGCCGAATGAATGGCCGAACCGTCCGTTGATCTCACTGAAATTATCCAGATCCGCGAGAATTACCGCCATATCGGGGACCGCCGGGGGGCCGCCGGACAAGCGCCGGGTGAGCGTTTTCAGGAGCGTTTCCCCGCTGATCAGGCGGGTGAGCATGTCCTGGCCCGACAGCCTGTCGATCTCTTTTCGGATGTTTGTGAGATCGGTAATGTCCCGGCCATTGCCCCGCCATCCCAGCCAGGTGCCGTCCGCTCCGAACACCTGCCTGCAGGTCATCCGAATCCACCGGCTTTCGCCGGTGGGCAGCACAATGCGGAATTCACAGGCGGTATCTGCGGATTCGGGTGCTTTTTTTTCAAGACAGGATGACACCGCTGCACGGTCTTCCTGCCGGATGATTTCCATAAAACGGTCGGGGTGTCGCAGCAGTTCTTCCGAAGAACAGCCTGTAACCCGCCGGGATGAGGGGGAGACATATGAAAACCGGCCATCGGGCATCCGCCAGAACTCCCACTCGCGGACCCTGTCCGAAATCATCCGGCACCGCATTTCATACGCCTCCGTCTCCTGCCGTACCCGGTTTTTATACAGGACGGCCTCAATGGCATTCTCCAGTTGCCGGGGGCGGACGGGACGGGTCAGGCAGTCGTAAACATCCCGGGCCAGACCTGCTTTTTCCGCAATCCGGCGGCCTGCCCCGGACGTCAGAAACAGGGTCGGTATGCCCTGCCGTGTCCTTAGCTGGCGCGCCACCTCAGTTCCCTCCGTTTCGCCTTTTTCCATGAAAATATCGGTCAGCACCAGTGCAGGTGTTTCTGTGGCTGCCTTTTCAAGGATCGCCGTACCGGACGGCGCTGTCCGTATGACGGTATATCCCAGACATTCCAGTGTGCCGGCCAGTCCGGCAGCTTTCGCATATGCGTCTTCTGCCAGCAGGATTTCGGAGGGGTCTTTCATATCACACGCTCGGTTTTTATCTCTCCCCGATATCCGGGGGGGCAGAAGTGACAGATGGTTCCGCCCCTTTTCCGGGCCTGCTGCATGGCCTCCAGCGCCTTTCCCGTCAGATCGCGGGGGACTGTTCCGTCAAAGGGGTAGACGCTGATGCCGATGCTCACTGTAATGGCAAGGCGCTGATTATTCATGTTCACCGGATGGGTCAGGGCGCTGAGAATTTTACGGGCGGCGGCGTCTGCATCTTTTTTGTGCCGGATATCCTG
This window encodes:
- a CDS encoding thiamine pyrophosphate-dependent enzyme — its product is MMRTDIPQTDYMYSGHVGCPGCGATVAMKFALRALGEKTMMVIPACCWAIIAGAHPQTALKVPILHTAFETSGAAASGLRAALDMRGDTETTVVAWAGDGGTFDIGFQSLSGAAERNEDFIYVCYDNEAYMNTGVQRSSSTPYGTRTTTTPGQGWKNTRKKNIMEVLAAHRIPYAATASIAFPEDMIRKFQKAKEMKGGTRFIHVFATCPTGWRVPTDQCIKVARLAVQTNFFPLYEVEDGKHYTLNYEGDRPVQDYMSIQGRFKHLTDTDYQEIQGMVDEDRDMLLRRVGEKSLCRCA
- a CDS encoding four helix bundle protein, giving the protein MSSGNNLYGKAYAFAVRIVNAYRYLCSTKREFVLSKQVLRCGTSIGSNVAEANGAISKADFSAKISIAYKKCLETKYWLSLLRDTNFIDEKTYNSIFTDADELAKILFSILKTTRIRNR
- a CDS encoding transketolase C-terminal domain-containing protein — translated: MKEVMEGSHAVSEAVRLAKVQVMSAYPITPQTHIVEALSEYCADGRMAGKFICVESEHSAMAAVIGAASGGVRTFTATSSHGLALMHELLHWSSAARLPIVMAEVNRALGPGWNIWMDQTDSLAQRDTGWIQLYCEDGQESLDTTLQAFRLAEAVSLPVMVVLDAFFLSHTYEPVDLPDQETADRFLPPFQPRIQLNTADPFAVSQMAPPPVYMEMRHDIQKAMEGVPEAFDQVEDAFESVFGRRYGAIDAVACEDAEIILVMAGTAASTCRQVVADLRERGEKIGLVKLKMFRPFPTDLIRSVLGKAKKVAVLDRNCCFGIGGIFAQEIRAALYHSDNRPPIFSYISGMGGRDITPEILEEIYRQTKESAFPEKESVWIGLNQ
- a CDS encoding 4Fe-4S binding protein, with translation METYLSGSRKNRNPRVVAYNAINADYFSKAGRLAPPRRSPEERVQSFSEVEGAFDHASALNEAGRCFNCGICNDCDNCRLYCPELAIYLNGSRCINLDYCKGCGICVVECPRDAMSLEEEKI
- a CDS encoding FAD-dependent oxidoreductase — translated: MTAEQETIKDIPLYISKSNVSTEMNKTGAWRFVRPGYDEKTAPCSNACPAGEDIARIEMLAGRGMFLAAWETILRENPFPAICGRVCFHPCERACNRGEMDDAIAVHNLERFIGDLAIRDAYALPHPFYGDESEAQKRAESGKRIAIAGSGPAGLSAAYFLTRLGHTCDIFEADSEPGGVLRWGIPWYRLPEDILKNEISRILDMGVTIYCNRPFDQTSLRETEGRYDAVFMGCGYGQPFSLKIPGGAYALDGLKFLHNIRDGGPDCVQGNVAVIGGGNTAIDVVRSLARMGSKPVLVYRRRQQDMPAFAHEVTMALEEGAELRELLSPIRISPIDGGFELTLQKMKIADMESETGRARVVPDGDRTETLRVDQVFTAIGADVSENWYLPPRHQDGLMTFSHTAFATRDLPTVFGGDLATPVKSATDAIASGKQAAMILDINPAKKYSKQIK
- a CDS encoding 2-oxoacid:acceptor oxidoreductase family protein, with amino-acid sequence MMQEIRFHGRGGQGTVVASIVLAKAFFKAGYYVQTFPVFGVERRGAPVEAYLRLDDTKILVRSNVYTPDHVLIQDPKLLESTDVTRGLKPGGWILLNAAEAPDRPEFSGYRVATVDAARIAIENHLGTRTHPMINTAMIGAFARLMKMPPMEIVAEAILREIPVKQDQNMAAARQAYEAVRF
- a CDS encoding diguanylate cyclase domain-containing protein — encoded protein: MKDPSEILLAEDAYAKAAGLAGTLECLGYTVIRTAPSGTAILEKAATETPALVLTDIFMEKGETEGTEVARQLRTRQGIPTLFLTSGAGRRIAEKAGLARDVYDCLTRPVRPRQLENAIEAVLYKNRVRQETEAYEMRCRMISDRVREWEFWRMPDGRFSYVSPSSRRVTGCSSEELLRHPDRFMEIIRQEDRAAVSSCLEKKAPESADTACEFRIVLPTGESRWIRMTCRQVFGADGTWLGWRGNGRDITDLTNIRKEIDRLSGQDMLTRLISGETLLKTLTRRLSGGPPAVPDMAVILADLDNFSEINGRFGHSFGDEVLRETARRLSACIRASDMVARTVANEFAVVLEDIPASWYACAIADKIIRALSAPIFLNGRHCTVTVSIGISLYPADGPDVETLMRKADIAMSRAKKKGKNTYFFYESCGVCRFDT